AAAAATATAAATATACATTCATTATTTCTCCTAATGGAATTAGTATTCCCATTATTCTATACTTATATTAGCAATAACAACGGCAGGTTTTAAATTCTGTATTATTTGATATTATTAATTTTTGTTAGAGGGGAGCGGAATTCTAATGGCAAATCTATCCTTAAGACATGTAAAAAAGGTTTATCCTGGAAATGTGACAGCAGTTAAAGATTTCAGCGTGGAAATCGAGCATAAGGAGTTTATTGTTCTTGTTGGACCATCAGGCTGTGGAAAGACAACAACCTTGAGAATGATAGCGGGACTTGAGGAGATTTCTGAAGGTGAGCTGTATATTGGTGACAAGCTGGTAAATGATGTTGCACCTAAAGACAGGGACATAGCAATGGTTTTCCAGAACTATGCACTTTATCCGCATATGACTGTTTATGAGAACATGGCCTTTGGTCTGAAGCTTAAGAAGGTTCCCAAGGCTGAGATAGACGAGAGAGTTAAAAAGGCTGCAACACTCCTTGAAATAGAGTCTCTGCTTGACAGAAGACCTAAAGCATTGTCAGGCGGGCAGAGGCAAAGGGTTGCCCTTGGAAGAGCAATGGTTAGAGAACCTAAAGTATTTCTCATGGATGAACCTCTTTCAAACCTTGATGCAAAGCTGAGGGTTCAGATGAGAACAGAGATATCAAAGCTTCATAAGAGACTGAATACCACCTTCATATATGTAACCCATGACCAGACTGAAGCCATGACAATGGGAACAAGAATAGTAATAATGAAGGATGGTGACATCCAACAGATAGACAGCCCGCAGAATGCATATGACAAGCCGACCAATCTTTTCGTTGCAGGCTTCATAGGCAGCCCGCAGATGAATATTTTCCGCGGTACTGTTGTCGAAGAAGGCGGTAAAGTTGCAATAAAGCTTACTGATGGCACTGTACTGGGCTTGACTGCTGAAGTGGCAGCAAAGCTTAAGGATAATGGCTATGTAACCAAGGAAGTGTATGCTGGAATCAGACCTGAGCATTTGCATGAAGCAGAGATAGATCCTCTAACAAATG
The Clostridia bacterium genome window above contains:
- the ugpC gene encoding sn-glycerol-3-phosphate ABC transporter ATP-binding protein UgpC codes for the protein MANLSLRHVKKVYPGNVTAVKDFSVEIEHKEFIVLVGPSGCGKTTTLRMIAGLEEISEGELYIGDKLVNDVAPKDRDIAMVFQNYALYPHMTVYENMAFGLKLKKVPKAEIDERVKKAATLLEIESLLDRRPKALSGGQRQRVALGRAMVREPKVFLMDEPLSNLDAKLRVQMRTEISKLHKRLNTTFIYVTHDQTEAMTMGTRIVIMKDGDIQQIDSPQNAYDKPTNLFVAGFIGSPQMNIFRGTVVEEGGKVAIKLTDGTVLGLTAEVAAKLKDNGYVTKEVYAGIRPEHLHEAEIDPLTNDYSTITGKIEVAELMGSETYLYFTKCDKQVIARVDAKTKKRSGDTVELQLHWDKIHLFDVETEKAI